A window of the Gossypium hirsutum isolate 1008001.06 chromosome A03, Gossypium_hirsutum_v2.1, whole genome shotgun sequence genome harbors these coding sequences:
- the LOC107923599 gene encoding uncharacterized protein, with the protein MPLDLIPLPNDQLIHIDARKKDNFVKGLHQKARANIQAKTDSYAQQANKGCKRVVFKPEDWVWVHMRKERFPAQRRSKLLPRGDGPFQFIEHINDNSYRLDLLGDYNISVSFNVSDLSHFDLDFDLRTSCFEEKGNDVATPQGSTSSKPNHIEMPKGPITRARAKRLQEAVSALFAQLWNDNELQAKGIDWAS; encoded by the coding sequence ATGCCCCTAGATCTAATTCCTTTACCTAACGATCAATTAATTCATATTGATGCTAGGAAGAAGGATAATTTTGTGAAAGGCCTACATCAAAAAGCACGAGCCAATATACAGGCAAAAACTGATTCGTATGCACAACAAGCCAATAAGGGGTGCAAGAGGGTAGTTTTCAAACCCgaagattgggtttgggttcatatGCGTAAGGAGCGCTTCCCAGCCCAACGAAGGTCCAAATTGCTACCTCGAGGAGATGGTCCTTTTCAATTCATCGAGCACATAAATGATAATTCATATCGACTTGATTTGCTGGGTGATTATAATATAAGTGTCAGTTTTAATGTGTCTGATCTGTCTCATTTTGACTTAGATTTTGACTTGAGGACAAGTTGCTTCGAAGAAAAGGGGAATGACGTGGCCACGCCCCAAGGATCAACAAGCTCCAAGCCCAATCACATCGAGATGCCCAAAGGACCTATAACTCGAGCTCGGGCGAAACGCCTTCAAGAAGCTGTTTCAGCTTTGTTTGCTCAACTTTGGAATGACAATGAGCTCCAAGCCAAAGGGATAGATTGGGCCAGCTAG